One window of the Arthrobacter sp. D5-1 genome contains the following:
- the radA gene encoding DNA repair protein RadA: MASKTSRASKTPAYKCAECGWTAIKWVGRCGECQAWGTVEEYGATVARTTAAATVLAPARRIAEVDGTTAAFLPTGVDELDRVLGGGLVPGAVILLAGEPGVGKSTLLLDVAAKFARTGQDVLYITGEESAAQVKLRAERIDAVAHTLYLSAETDLGQALGQVEKLEPKLLIVDSVQTLSSADVEGSAGGVSQVREVAASIIAAAKRRNMTTLLVGHVTKEGTIAGPRLLEHLVDVVCQFEGERHSRLRLLRAVKNRYGATDDVGCFDLNEAGIEGLADPSGLFVSRTREPVSGTCITVTMEGRRPLLAEVQSLLAESANSQPRRATSGLESSRVAMLLAVLQQRAGCMLHKDDSYVATVGGVKLTEPATDLAVALAVASAKARKALPQRLIAFGEVGLAGEVRPVPGINQRIQEAHRLGFTHAIVPASPAGAGVIPDGFSVREVGHLAEALELLIT, encoded by the coding sequence ATGGCTTCCAAGACGTCCCGCGCATCAAAAACACCCGCCTACAAGTGTGCCGAATGCGGCTGGACCGCCATCAAATGGGTGGGCCGCTGCGGCGAGTGCCAGGCGTGGGGAACCGTTGAGGAGTACGGCGCCACGGTAGCGCGCACGACGGCGGCCGCTACAGTTTTGGCGCCGGCCCGCCGTATCGCTGAGGTGGATGGCACCACCGCAGCCTTCCTGCCCACGGGCGTGGATGAGCTGGACCGTGTCCTCGGAGGAGGGCTCGTGCCGGGTGCCGTCATTCTGCTCGCTGGGGAACCCGGCGTCGGGAAGTCCACGCTGCTGTTGGACGTCGCGGCGAAGTTCGCGCGCACCGGCCAGGACGTCCTCTACATCACCGGAGAAGAGTCTGCGGCGCAGGTCAAGCTCCGCGCGGAGCGGATCGACGCTGTAGCGCACACCCTTTATCTTTCTGCCGAAACTGATCTTGGGCAGGCACTGGGACAGGTGGAGAAGCTTGAGCCCAAGCTGCTGATCGTTGACTCCGTGCAGACCTTGAGCAGTGCCGACGTGGAGGGCAGCGCCGGCGGAGTTTCGCAGGTGCGTGAAGTTGCTGCGTCGATCATTGCCGCAGCCAAGCGGCGCAACATGACCACGTTGTTGGTAGGCCACGTGACCAAGGAAGGCACCATCGCCGGGCCGCGGCTGCTGGAACACCTGGTGGACGTCGTGTGCCAGTTCGAAGGCGAGCGCCATTCGCGCCTGCGCCTGCTCCGGGCTGTGAAGAACCGCTATGGCGCCACGGACGACGTCGGCTGCTTTGACCTGAACGAGGCCGGCATCGAGGGATTGGCTGATCCCAGCGGGCTGTTCGTTTCGCGGACCCGTGAGCCCGTTTCAGGCACCTGTATAACGGTGACCATGGAGGGTCGCCGGCCGCTGCTGGCAGAGGTTCAATCCCTTCTTGCCGAGAGCGCCAATTCGCAACCACGCCGTGCCACCAGCGGCCTGGAGAGCTCACGCGTTGCCATGCTTCTGGCGGTCCTGCAGCAGCGTGCCGGCTGCATGCTGCACAAGGACGATTCCTACGTGGCAACGGTGGGCGGTGTGAAGCTCACGGAACCGGCAACTGACCTCGCTGTTGCCCTGGCCGTAGCGTCGGCCAAGGCCCGGAAGGCTCTCCCCCAGCGTCTGATTGCCTTCGGCGAGGTGGGCCTGGCTGGTGAAGTCCGCCCTGTTCCCGGTATCAACCAGCGCATCCAGGAAGCACACCGGCTCGGGTTCACGCACGCTATTGTTCCGGCCAGCCCTGCGGGTGCCGGTGTGATTCCGGACGGCTTCTCGGTGCGGGAGGTTGGCCATCTTGCCGAGGCACTGGAATTGCTGATCACGTAG
- a CDS encoding FUSC family protein has protein sequence MAAAKGFSASKRFLRARVRTGLVRSRNSLTPAIQMTVCAVGAYAFAEYVLGHQGPLFAATSSLIALGFSRDPRLRRVIEVGLGCTLGIVVGDLLLHWLGAGIWQAAVVLLFSILLARFLDSGTIFTTQLGLQSLLVVLLPAPAGGPFTRSLDAVIGGVFALLVTILVPKDPRREPRKDVQKILHELAEVLRECGKALTESDSTIAWHALIRGRNCQPLVDRMRQTLRASGEVATLAPAHRRHRDELAGLEHSLEYIDLALRNSRVFARRLTSAINHAALSDEAIDSISEVLQETAAAIDEMTIGLSEQSEGTRRVHLRRARNDLSDIAARLHPKMLDVQRLEGETVVMLFRPLMVDLLEASGMEPEEARAVLPAL, from the coding sequence ATGGCTGCCGCGAAAGGATTTTCTGCAAGCAAGAGGTTCCTGCGTGCCAGAGTCCGGACGGGTTTGGTCCGCAGCCGGAATTCGTTGACGCCGGCCATCCAGATGACCGTGTGCGCCGTGGGTGCCTACGCTTTCGCCGAATATGTGCTGGGCCACCAGGGCCCACTGTTCGCGGCTACTTCCTCGTTGATTGCCCTTGGCTTTTCCCGTGATCCGCGCCTGCGCCGGGTGATCGAGGTGGGCCTCGGCTGCACCCTGGGCATCGTTGTTGGTGACCTGCTGCTCCACTGGCTGGGCGCTGGGATCTGGCAGGCCGCCGTCGTACTTCTTTTCTCCATCCTCCTTGCCAGGTTCCTGGACAGTGGAACCATTTTCACCACTCAACTGGGCCTGCAGTCCTTGCTGGTGGTGCTGCTGCCGGCACCGGCCGGTGGGCCCTTTACGCGCAGCCTGGACGCTGTAATCGGTGGCGTTTTTGCGCTGCTGGTGACCATCCTGGTGCCGAAAGACCCACGGCGGGAGCCCCGCAAGGATGTCCAGAAGATCCTGCATGAACTCGCCGAAGTGCTGCGCGAATGCGGCAAGGCCCTGACCGAAAGCGATTCCACCATCGCCTGGCATGCCCTGATCCGCGGCCGCAACTGCCAGCCTTTGGTGGACCGGATGCGGCAGACGCTGCGCGCCTCGGGCGAAGTGGCAACCCTGGCTCCCGCGCACCGGAGGCACCGCGACGAACTGGCCGGCCTGGAGCACTCCCTGGAGTACATCGACCTGGCTCTGCGTAACAGCCGGGTGTTTGCGCGGCGGCTCACCAGCGCCATCAACCATGCCGCGCTGTCCGATGAAGCGATCGACAGTATTTCCGAAGTCCTGCAGGAAACCGCCGCCGCGATCGACGAGATGACCATCGGATTGTCGGAGCAAAGCGAAGGGACGCGGCGGGTTCATCTGCGCCGCGCCCGGAACGACCTCTCGGATATCGCCGCGCGCCTGCACCCCAAGATGCTGGATGTCCAAAGGCTCGAAGGCGAAACCGTGGTGATGCTGTTCCGTCCCCTCATGGTGGACCTGCTGGAAGCGAGCGGCATGGAACCGGAAGAAGCCCGCGCGGTGCTTCCGGCACTGTAG
- the pstS gene encoding phosphate ABC transporter substrate-binding protein PstS, giving the protein MKATHFGRNAAIAVIAAGALALTACGSDNATNTPAGTQSAASGPKVTGTLTGIGASSTGAAMDAWKAGFSAANSGATVQYSPDGSGAGRKAIIDGSAQFAGSDAYLKDEELESSKAKCGPDGAINIPVYISPIAVAFNIPDVKELKLDAATVAKIFRGEIANWNDPAIAALNEGVTLPDLKVTPVNRSDDSGTTTNFTDYLAAAAPEVWTDKAAGIWPATLAGENAKGTSGVVKTVTDTPGAVTYADDSAVSGKLGTASIKVGEEFVKISAEAAAKAVEAGKPVDGRAANDVAIKLDRKTTESGAYPVVLVSYHVVCTTYETKEVADLVKAFESYVVSDEGQKTAADAAKSAPLSKTLQEKATAAIETIKAKS; this is encoded by the coding sequence GTGAAGGCAACTCACTTCGGCCGCAACGCGGCAATCGCGGTCATCGCAGCCGGCGCTCTCGCGCTCACTGCTTGCGGTTCAGACAACGCAACGAACACGCCTGCTGGTACCCAGTCGGCAGCGTCCGGCCCCAAGGTCACCGGCACCCTGACCGGCATTGGCGCTTCCTCCACCGGCGCAGCCATGGACGCATGGAAGGCCGGCTTCTCTGCCGCCAACTCCGGTGCCACTGTGCAGTACTCCCCGGACGGTTCCGGCGCAGGCCGCAAGGCCATCATCGACGGCTCGGCACAGTTCGCCGGCTCGGACGCGTACCTGAAGGACGAGGAGCTTGAGAGCTCCAAGGCCAAGTGCGGCCCCGACGGCGCCATCAACATCCCGGTGTACATCTCCCCGATCGCTGTTGCCTTCAACATTCCGGACGTCAAGGAACTGAAGCTCGACGCCGCCACGGTTGCCAAGATCTTCCGCGGCGAAATCGCCAACTGGAACGATCCCGCCATCGCCGCCCTCAACGAAGGCGTCACCCTGCCGGACCTCAAGGTCACCCCGGTCAACCGCTCTGACGACTCCGGCACCACCACCAACTTCACCGACTACCTCGCAGCTGCTGCTCCCGAGGTTTGGACGGACAAGGCTGCCGGCATCTGGCCCGCAACCCTGGCCGGCGAAAACGCCAAGGGCACCTCCGGCGTCGTCAAGACCGTCACCGACACCCCGGGTGCCGTGACCTACGCTGATGACTCCGCCGTTTCCGGCAAGCTGGGCACCGCCTCCATCAAGGTGGGCGAGGAATTCGTCAAGATCTCCGCCGAAGCTGCTGCCAAGGCTGTCGAAGCCGGCAAGCCCGTTGACGGCCGCGCCGCAAACGACGTCGCCATCAAGCTGGACCGCAAGACCACCGAATCGGGCGCCTACCCCGTAGTCCTCGTTTCGTACCACGTAGTTTGCACCACCTACGAGACCAAGGAAGTTGCTGACCTGGTCAAGGCCTTCGAAAGCTACGTCGTTTCCGACGAAGGACAGAAGACCGCTGCTGACGCCGCCAAGTCCGCGCCGCTGTCCAAGACGCTGCAGGAAAAGGCCACGGCCGCTATCGAAACCATCAAGGCCAAGTCCTAA
- a CDS encoding phosphatase PAP2 family protein: protein MTPAFSVHFRAAPALKLPQRPLFLWAGILLVAGDAIFWLMFAAVLSETGLATVDGAVHSFMVDSRNPLLTALLTAVTTVTSPLWITIIGVAVAAVWTVWKKELWRPAVLLGAMAFAAILSAVVKQDVGRSGPPSSDVLLGPDDALSFPSGHTLGAGIFALVLNYLLVSRSGSRATAVLAFCGAALLTLLVACSRIYLGYHWLTDVVASLGLALGVTGIAVFVDAARHGGRRG from the coding sequence ATGACCCCTGCCTTTTCCGTGCACTTCCGGGCTGCACCGGCGCTCAAGCTCCCGCAGCGGCCCTTGTTCCTGTGGGCAGGCATTTTGCTGGTGGCCGGGGACGCCATCTTCTGGCTCATGTTCGCCGCCGTGCTGTCCGAGACCGGGCTTGCCACTGTAGACGGCGCGGTCCACAGCTTCATGGTTGATTCGCGCAACCCCTTGCTCACCGCCCTCCTTACGGCAGTCACCACCGTGACCTCACCCTTGTGGATCACCATCATTGGTGTGGCGGTGGCCGCAGTATGGACGGTATGGAAGAAGGAACTCTGGCGGCCGGCTGTCCTGTTGGGCGCCATGGCGTTTGCCGCCATCCTGTCCGCGGTGGTGAAACAGGATGTGGGGCGCTCCGGTCCGCCGTCGTCCGATGTTCTCCTGGGCCCCGACGACGCACTGTCATTCCCCTCCGGCCACACGCTCGGCGCCGGGATCTTCGCGCTTGTCCTCAATTACCTGCTCGTCTCGCGTTCCGGCTCACGTGCGACGGCGGTCCTCGCCTTCTGCGGTGCCGCTCTCTTGACGCTGTTGGTTGCCTGCAGCCGGATCTACCTTGGCTACCACTGGCTCACGGACGTGGTCGCGTCCCTTGGGCTTGCGCTTGGGGTGACGGGCATTGCGGTGTTTGTGGACGCGGCCCGTCACGGCGGCCGGCGCGGCTAA
- the pstC gene encoding phosphate ABC transporter permease subunit PstC: MTTNSLTTSQGAGRAGDKVFSGAAMAAGCLILAVLFGVALFLVVQAIPALTAPAEDIQGGNGFFAYIAPIVVGTLIAAIIALVIATPVAIGVALFISHYAPRRLASGLGYVVDLLAAIPSVVYGAWGAAFLAKEISPAYDWLATYLGWIPIFEGPASATGKTILTAGIVLSVMVLPIITSLSREIFLQTPKLHEEAALALGATRWEMIKMAVLPFGRPGIISAIMLGLGRALGETMAVALVLSSGVLTASLIQSGNQTIAAEIALNFPEASGLKVNTLIAAGLVLFVITLGVNMIARWIITRHKEFSGAN, from the coding sequence GTGACCACCAACTCCCTGACAACCTCCCAAGGCGCAGGACGCGCCGGGGACAAGGTTTTCTCCGGGGCCGCCATGGCCGCAGGGTGCCTGATTCTCGCGGTTCTCTTCGGAGTCGCGTTGTTCCTCGTGGTGCAGGCAATCCCCGCGCTCACCGCCCCTGCTGAAGACATCCAGGGCGGGAACGGCTTCTTCGCCTACATCGCCCCAATCGTGGTGGGCACCCTCATTGCCGCGATCATCGCACTCGTCATCGCCACCCCCGTGGCCATTGGTGTGGCACTGTTCATCTCGCACTACGCCCCCCGCCGGCTCGCATCGGGCCTCGGCTACGTAGTGGACCTGCTCGCTGCCATCCCCTCCGTTGTCTACGGCGCCTGGGGTGCTGCCTTCCTGGCCAAGGAAATCTCCCCGGCGTACGACTGGCTGGCCACCTACCTCGGATGGATCCCCATCTTCGAAGGCCCGGCCTCCGCTACCGGCAAGACCATCCTGACCGCCGGCATTGTCCTGTCCGTCATGGTCCTGCCCATCATCACCTCCCTGTCCCGTGAAATCTTCCTGCAGACCCCCAAGCTGCACGAGGAAGCAGCGCTTGCGTTGGGAGCCACCCGCTGGGAAATGATCAAGATGGCTGTTCTGCCCTTCGGCCGCCCTGGCATTATCAGCGCCATCATGCTGGGCCTCGGCCGGGCCCTCGGCGAGACCATGGCCGTTGCCCTGGTGCTCTCCTCCGGTGTCCTGACGGCCAGCCTCATCCAGTCCGGCAACCAGACCATCGCTGCGGAAATTGCCTTGAACTTCCCAGAAGCCAGCGGCCTCAAGGTCAACACGTTGATCGCGGCCGGCCTGGTGCTGTTCGTCATCACCCTGGGCGTGAACATGATCGCCCGCTGGATCATCACCCGGCACAAAGAATTCTCGGGAGCCAACTAA
- the pstB gene encoding phosphate ABC transporter ATP-binding protein PstB → MSKRIDVKDLNVYYGNFLAVEDVNINIQAKSVTAFIGPSGCGKSTFLRTLNRMHEVLPGARVEGEVLLDGDNLYGPGVDPVTVRTQVGMVFQRPNPFPTMSIRDNVLAGVKLNNKKISKGAADALVEKSLVGANLWNEVKDRLDKPGSGLSGGQQQRLCIARAIAVEPQVILMDEPCSALDPISTLAVEDLINELKDQYTVVIVTHNMQQAARVSDKTAFFNIAGTGKPGKLIEFADTTSIFNNPGQKATEDYVSGRFG, encoded by the coding sequence ATGTCCAAGCGCATCGACGTCAAAGACCTCAATGTCTACTACGGCAACTTCCTGGCCGTCGAGGACGTCAACATCAACATCCAGGCCAAATCCGTTACAGCCTTCATCGGCCCGTCCGGCTGCGGCAAGTCCACCTTCCTCCGCACGCTGAACCGCATGCACGAGGTCCTTCCCGGCGCCCGCGTCGAGGGCGAGGTCCTCCTGGACGGCGACAACCTCTACGGCCCCGGCGTGGACCCCGTAACCGTCCGCACCCAGGTGGGCATGGTCTTCCAGCGCCCCAACCCGTTCCCCACGATGTCCATCCGCGACAACGTGCTGGCCGGCGTGAAGCTGAACAACAAGAAGATCTCCAAGGGCGCTGCAGATGCCCTGGTGGAGAAGTCCTTGGTGGGCGCCAACCTGTGGAACGAGGTCAAGGACCGCCTGGACAAGCCCGGCTCCGGCCTTTCCGGTGGTCAGCAGCAGCGTCTGTGCATCGCCCGCGCCATCGCGGTTGAGCCCCAGGTGATCCTGATGGATGAGCCCTGCTCCGCCCTGGACCCCATCTCCACCTTGGCCGTTGAGGACCTCATCAACGAGCTCAAGGACCAGTACACCGTGGTGATCGTGACCCACAACATGCAGCAGGCGGCGCGTGTGTCGGACAAGACCGCGTTCTTCAACATCGCAGGCACCGGCAAGCCCGGCAAGCTGATCGAGTTCGCCGACACCACCAGCATCTTCAACAACCCTGGCCAGAAGGCCACGGAAGACTACGTCTCCGGCCGCTTCGGATAA
- a CDS encoding nuclease PIN: MKLRLFPQEPAGLVLLAQMASVIVAGTGTLSEILGAPASEHERLAEELHEHESKSLDLHFALLTHMRTSFVNPLPREDMYTLSRHLTEAMEKLDAAGDLVAIYKLDRLPKRAADQLEIISRQAELTVDAMRKLEDLDELEDYWIEILRLAKRAERTHRIWVAEMLKDMKSTQYARHRDIANQLVEVTKDMRKVATQVGSIIVKES; encoded by the coding sequence ATGAAGCTGCGCCTTTTCCCCCAGGAACCTGCCGGGCTCGTCCTCCTCGCGCAGATGGCCAGTGTGATCGTGGCCGGCACCGGGACGCTCTCCGAAATTCTTGGAGCCCCCGCCAGCGAGCACGAGCGCCTCGCCGAAGAACTGCACGAGCACGAGTCCAAGTCCTTGGACCTGCACTTCGCCCTGCTGACCCACATGCGCACCAGCTTTGTGAACCCGCTCCCCCGCGAGGACATGTACACGCTGTCCCGCCACCTCACCGAGGCCATGGAGAAACTCGACGCCGCCGGTGACCTTGTAGCCATCTACAAGCTGGACCGACTTCCCAAACGGGCCGCCGACCAACTGGAGATCATCAGCCGGCAGGCCGAGCTCACCGTGGACGCCATGCGGAAACTCGAAGACCTGGACGAGCTTGAGGACTACTGGATCGAGATCCTCCGGCTGGCCAAGCGCGCAGAACGGACCCACCGGATCTGGGTGGCCGAGATGCTCAAGGACATGAAATCCACGCAATACGCGCGGCACCGGGACATCGCCAACCAGTTGGTGGAAGTTACCAAGGACATGCGGAAGGTCGCCACCCAGGTAGGCAGCATCATCGTCAAGGAATCATGA
- the pstA gene encoding phosphate ABC transporter permease PstA, producing MSATVVRKRSALTKGQLPKFAPYIVLAVALVVGAAIMALIGFNALGWGIISAILFAVGLVSWSGAVEGARKAKDKLATCLVVGAFLIALLPLISVIVTVLVNGIPGLITPGFLGTSMNGVTGAFDNKAVEEGAPVLGGIYHALLGTLQITLLATVISVPVGLLTSIYLVEYGNDRPLARAITFFVDVMTGIPSIVAGLFAAAFFFAIVGPGTKTGAVAAVALSVLMIPVVVRSSEEMLKIVPNELREASYALGVRKWRTITKVVIPTAISGIASGVTLAIARVIGETAPILVTAGFATTINNNVFGGWMASLPTFIYTQILNPTSPSNPEPSDQRAWGAALVLIILVMLLNLGARLIARLFAPKTGR from the coding sequence ATGTCCGCCACAGTAGTACGCAAGCGCTCAGCGCTCACCAAGGGCCAGCTGCCCAAGTTCGCGCCCTACATTGTCTTGGCCGTCGCACTCGTTGTGGGCGCGGCCATCATGGCGCTCATCGGCTTCAACGCCTTGGGCTGGGGCATCATCTCCGCCATTCTGTTCGCCGTGGGCCTGGTCTCATGGAGCGGCGCCGTTGAAGGTGCCCGCAAAGCCAAGGACAAGCTCGCCACGTGCTTGGTGGTCGGCGCCTTCCTGATTGCGCTGCTGCCGCTGATCTCGGTCATCGTCACAGTGCTGGTCAACGGCATCCCCGGGCTCATTACCCCCGGCTTCCTGGGCACGTCCATGAATGGCGTAACCGGCGCCTTCGACAACAAGGCAGTAGAGGAGGGCGCGCCGGTCCTCGGCGGCATCTACCACGCACTGCTGGGCACCCTCCAGATCACGCTCCTTGCCACAGTGATCTCCGTTCCCGTGGGCCTCCTCACCTCCATCTACCTGGTGGAATACGGCAACGACCGTCCGCTGGCCCGCGCCATCACGTTCTTCGTGGATGTCATGACCGGCATTCCGTCGATCGTGGCCGGCCTCTTCGCGGCAGCGTTCTTCTTCGCCATTGTTGGCCCCGGCACCAAGACCGGTGCTGTAGCCGCCGTCGCGCTTTCCGTCCTGATGATTCCTGTTGTGGTTCGCTCCAGCGAGGAAATGCTGAAGATCGTCCCGAACGAGCTCCGCGAGGCTTCCTACGCGCTGGGCGTCCGTAAGTGGCGCACCATCACCAAAGTGGTCATCCCGACGGCGATCTCCGGCATCGCGTCCGGCGTTACCTTGGCGATCGCCCGCGTTATCGGTGAAACCGCTCCGATCCTGGTCACCGCCGGATTCGCCACCACCATCAACAACAACGTGTTCGGTGGCTGGATGGCCTCGCTGCCTACGTTCATCTACACACAGATCCTCAACCCGACATCGCCGTCCAACCCGGAGCCGTCGGACCAGCGTGCCTGGGGCGCCGCGTTGGTGCTGATCATCCTGGTGATGCTTCTGAACCTCGGAGCCCGCCTCATCGCCCGTCTGTTCGCTCCCAAGACGGGGCGGTAG
- a CDS encoding Pr6Pr family membrane protein — protein MTKRNVLIGGRFFFGLLTLVAVGTQLTVHLGMGYDLWNFFSYFTNLSNIFAALVLLISGYRVLIRKRPTEADDVTRGTATIAMAVVGLVFGALLAGEDLGSLLPWVNFVVHYLIPVVMVADWLFQPPRATLQLKHVWYWLLYPVGYLVYSLVRGALVNWYPYWFIDPARAGGWGGVVVFALAISVGFLVVSLAMLWLGNKLKRQVDY, from the coding sequence ATGACCAAACGGAATGTGCTTATTGGGGGACGCTTTTTCTTTGGGCTTTTGACGTTGGTGGCGGTGGGAACCCAGCTGACGGTCCATTTGGGCATGGGCTATGACCTCTGGAACTTCTTCAGCTATTTCACCAACCTGTCCAACATCTTCGCCGCACTGGTGCTGCTGATCAGCGGATACCGGGTGCTGATCCGGAAGCGGCCTACAGAAGCTGACGATGTCACTCGCGGCACTGCCACCATCGCCATGGCCGTGGTGGGCCTGGTTTTTGGTGCTTTGCTGGCCGGTGAGGACCTCGGCTCGCTGTTGCCGTGGGTCAACTTTGTGGTCCATTACTTGATCCCCGTGGTGATGGTGGCTGATTGGCTCTTCCAACCGCCCCGGGCAACTCTGCAGCTCAAACACGTTTGGTACTGGCTGCTCTACCCCGTTGGCTACCTGGTCTACAGCCTGGTCCGTGGCGCCCTGGTGAACTGGTACCCCTACTGGTTCATCGACCCGGCCCGAGCCGGCGGTTGGGGCGGTGTGGTGGTGTTCGCACTCGCCATCTCCGTTGGCTTCCTGGTGGTGAGCCTGGCGATGCT
- a CDS encoding inorganic phosphate transporter, with protein sequence MTIAILVLVVGLASGFAFLNGFRDVSNAVALSTRTRALTPSIAVLLAAIFNFVGAMLSGTFILAFTQSWITLPSGTSGLTILASALTAAILWGVYAWWRGIPLSSTNSLVGGLIGAGAASVLVGGNAVGGMDNVLLTQVALPLVLSPVIAFVAAYLLVWPVTWAARYTQPNVVNRRFRRAQAISAAAVAFGHGLQDGQRTAAVILLAMVAAGLSGGNDVPLWILLVTAIMLTAGTMFGGWRISHTLGHKLIRVDPLRGFVSQTLTSVMLFIGAIAFHLPLSTTHTLTASVLGAGVNQRFHTVNRRLVRRILLFWVATPLVTAAAAFVLELAFSPLADL encoded by the coding sequence GTGACCATCGCCATCCTGGTCCTGGTAGTTGGCCTGGCTTCCGGTTTCGCATTCCTGAACGGCTTCCGCGACGTCTCCAACGCCGTCGCGCTTTCCACGCGGACCCGCGCACTTACTCCCTCAATTGCGGTGCTCCTGGCCGCCATCTTCAACTTTGTGGGCGCCATGCTCAGCGGCACCTTCATCCTGGCCTTCACCCAGTCCTGGATCACACTGCCGAGCGGCACCAGCGGCCTGACCATCCTCGCTTCGGCCCTTACGGCAGCCATCCTATGGGGTGTGTACGCGTGGTGGCGCGGCATCCCGTTGTCCTCCACCAACTCACTGGTGGGCGGCCTGATTGGCGCAGGTGCAGCGAGCGTCCTGGTGGGCGGCAACGCGGTAGGGGGAATGGACAACGTCCTGCTCACCCAAGTGGCGCTGCCGTTGGTCTTGTCGCCTGTCATCGCGTTCGTGGCGGCGTACCTGCTGGTGTGGCCGGTGACATGGGCTGCCCGCTACACGCAGCCGAACGTGGTCAACCGGCGGTTCCGCCGGGCGCAGGCCATCTCCGCCGCCGCCGTGGCTTTCGGCCACGGGCTCCAGGACGGCCAGCGCACAGCTGCGGTCATTCTGCTGGCCATGGTGGCTGCGGGATTGTCCGGCGGCAACGATGTGCCACTCTGGATCCTGTTGGTTACAGCCATCATGCTTACCGCGGGCACCATGTTCGGCGGCTGGCGGATCTCCCACACTCTTGGCCACAAGCTCATCAGGGTGGATCCGCTGCGAGGGTTTGTTTCGCAAACACTGACTTCCGTGATGCTGTTCATCGGCGCCATCGCCTTCCACCTGCCGCTCTCCACCACCCATACACTGACGGCGTCCGTGCTGGGTGCGGGGGTCAATCAGCGCTTCCACACCGTCAACAGGCGCTTGGTGCGGAGGATCCTGCTGTTCTGGGTGGCCACGCCGCTGGTCACAGCCGCAGCTGCCTTCGTCCTGGAGCTGGCGTTCTCGCCCCTCGCGGACCTGTAA
- a CDS encoding site-specific integrase encodes MAKARVRDLDGVTRLVERNGRTGAEAERHLSAHLAERTAPSMGDLTPESRLTALWEAYEAHLLEEGRAIRTMERYRYASTYVIKGVGGYKIREASTQRLDAFVKTVKSKHGVSVAKSARVILSGMFGLAVRYGAAASNPVRDVGTIKMESKPARSLSVDELRGVIDALRSSDKVLNAANKVTPKQTISEYCAIADLTDVVIMFAGTGARISEVLGLRWSDIDFDAKTVTISGKVNRMPGGGMIRESFTKTKSGARTLPLPDFALSMLMARRVSAPTNIYDVVFPSTTGLLRDPSAVSKQWRRVRTALKLDWVTSHTFRKTVATLIDEQGLSARVGADQLGHAQISMTQDVYMGRKTVHTEVADALNRIVQ; translated from the coding sequence GTGGCGAAGGCTCGCGTTCGAGATCTGGACGGAGTAACCCGCCTGGTGGAGCGGAACGGGAGAACGGGCGCCGAAGCCGAACGACACCTGTCAGCCCACCTTGCAGAACGGACTGCGCCTTCCATGGGGGACCTCACGCCAGAGAGCCGGCTGACGGCACTGTGGGAAGCCTACGAGGCACACCTTCTGGAGGAAGGCCGGGCTATTCGCACGATGGAAAGGTACCGGTACGCCTCCACGTATGTAATCAAGGGCGTTGGCGGATATAAGATCCGTGAGGCCTCCACGCAGCGCCTTGATGCGTTCGTGAAGACTGTCAAAAGCAAGCACGGGGTGTCCGTCGCCAAGTCTGCCCGCGTGATCCTCAGCGGAATGTTCGGGCTCGCAGTTCGGTACGGTGCCGCGGCCTCCAACCCCGTCCGGGACGTTGGAACCATCAAAATGGAGTCGAAGCCGGCGCGCTCACTGAGTGTGGACGAGCTCCGCGGTGTCATAGACGCGTTGCGAAGCTCTGACAAGGTTCTCAACGCTGCGAATAAGGTCACGCCTAAACAGACCATCAGTGAGTATTGCGCCATTGCCGATCTGACCGACGTCGTGATCATGTTTGCTGGCACGGGAGCCCGCATCTCGGAAGTCTTGGGGCTTCGCTGGTCAGACATCGACTTCGACGCTAAGACGGTAACCATCTCGGGCAAGGTGAATCGCATGCCAGGCGGCGGCATGATCCGCGAGAGCTTCACCAAAACGAAGTCAGGCGCTAGGACCCTGCCATTGCCCGACTTTGCGCTGTCGATGCTCATGGCTCGCAGGGTGTCAGCTCCGACGAACATCTACGACGTCGTCTTCCCGTCCACAACAGGCCTACTGCGCGATCCCTCGGCGGTCAGCAAGCAATGGCGGCGGGTCCGGACTGCACTCAAACTCGATTGGGTCACATCACACACATTCCGGAAGACCGTCGCCACGCTGATTGATGAACAGGGCCTCTCCGCCCGCGTCGGCGCTGACCAGCTCGGACATGCTCAAATCTCGATGACTCAGGACGTGTACATGGGGCGTAAAACGGTGCACACAGAAGTCGCAGATGCCCTCAACAGGATCGTCCAATGA